A single Deltaproteobacteria bacterium DNA region contains:
- the lpxC gene encoding UDP-3-O-acyl-N-acetylglucosamine deacetylase — MQAAQRTVLVVDDEDVIRETVREILADEGYRVIAATEGSEVLHLVAQEAPDVILLDIWMPEMDGIVLLKQIKSVHPDARVIMISGHGSIHTAVTATKLGAFDFIEKPLSLDGLLATIKRACGDARREGPVAEQQLRLRWAAGASSGAGSANGGAPQKTLKKSVVACGLGLHSGVNTGVILHPLPENSGIHFGGISGDATVPAHLDFVRSTDFATSLRRGAVVVGTVEHLMAALYAYGITNLLIKMYGEIPIMDGSAIEFCRLIEEAGVEEQEAACPEIVIDRTLSVTGDGPEEILIEPADVFTVDYRLRYPSPVGAQEYVYVHGGAASFRDEIAPARTFGFLRDFEKLERMGLIKGGRLGNCILIDDERVINTSLRFDDEFVRHKILDIVGDFSLMGRPIRGRVRARMTGHADNVALLRRVAETYGLPGFETGAGAHAAAEPAR, encoded by the coding sequence ATGCAGGCAGCGCAACGAACCGTGCTGGTGGTGGACGACGAGGACGTCATCCGCGAAACCGTGCGGGAGATACTCGCCGACGAGGGCTACCGCGTGATCGCGGCAACCGAGGGCTCCGAGGTCCTGCACCTGGTGGCGCAGGAGGCCCCGGACGTGATTCTGCTGGACATCTGGATGCCCGAGATGGACGGTATCGTGCTGCTCAAGCAGATCAAGAGCGTGCACCCGGACGCGCGCGTCATCATGATATCCGGCCACGGGAGCATCCACACCGCGGTGACCGCCACCAAGCTCGGCGCCTTCGACTTCATCGAGAAGCCGCTCTCCCTGGACGGGCTGCTGGCCACCATCAAGCGCGCCTGCGGCGATGCGCGGCGGGAGGGTCCGGTGGCGGAGCAGCAGTTGCGGCTGCGCTGGGCCGCGGGAGCGTCGTCCGGGGCTGGTTCCGCGAACGGCGGCGCGCCCCAGAAGACCCTCAAGAAGAGCGTCGTGGCATGCGGCCTGGGGCTGCATTCGGGCGTCAACACCGGCGTCATCCTGCACCCGTTGCCGGAGAACAGCGGCATTCACTTCGGGGGCATCTCCGGCGACGCCACGGTCCCCGCCCACCTGGACTTCGTGCGCTCCACCGATTTCGCCACGTCGTTGCGCCGCGGCGCCGTGGTGGTGGGCACCGTGGAGCACTTGATGGCGGCCCTTTACGCCTACGGCATCACCAACCTGTTGATCAAGATGTACGGCGAGATCCCCATCATGGACGGCTCGGCCATCGAGTTCTGCCGCCTGATCGAGGAGGCCGGGGTGGAGGAGCAGGAGGCGGCGTGCCCCGAGATCGTCATCGATCGGACCCTGAGCGTGACCGGAGACGGGCCGGAGGAGATCCTCATCGAACCGGCCGACGTCTTCACGGTGGACTACCGCCTGCGGTATCCGAGTCCCGTGGGGGCTCAGGAATACGTCTACGTCCACGGCGGAGCGGCGTCGTTCCGGGATGAGATCGCCCCGGCGCGGACCTTCGGCTTCTTGCGCGATTTCGAGAAGCTCGAACGGATGGGCTTGATCAAGGGGGGCCGCCTCGGGAACTGCATTCTCATCGACGACGAGCGCGTGATCAACACCTCCCTGCGCTTCGACGATGAATTCGTGCGTCACAAGATACTGGATATCGTCGGCGACTTCTCGCTCATGGGCCGTCCCATTCGCGGCCGCGTGCGCGCGCGGATGACGGGTCACGCGGACAATGTCGCGCTCTTGCGGCGCGTCGCGGAAACCTACGGCCTCCCCGGGTTCGAGACCGGCGCCGGCGCCCACGCCGCGGCGGAGCCGGCGCGCTGA
- a CDS encoding thioesterase family protein, with the protein MKNITTYRVIYGDTDQMGVAYYANYLRWFEIGRTEFMRQAGIPYDQAERDGIFFPVTEVQCRYRKPALYDNLLWIETTIESLSPVAVRFHYRIGLEGDRTALASGWTKHACLGRERRLTPLPDAYARLLGLTGN; encoded by the coding sequence GTGAAGAACATCACCACCTACCGGGTAATCTACGGCGACACCGACCAGATGGGTGTCGCCTATTACGCCAACTATCTCCGCTGGTTCGAAATCGGCAGGACCGAGTTCATGCGCCAGGCGGGCATTCCCTACGACCAGGCGGAACGCGACGGGATCTTTTTCCCGGTGACGGAAGTCCAGTGCCGTTACCGCAAACCGGCCCTCTACGACAACCTGCTGTGGATCGAGACCACCATCGAATCGCTCAGCCCCGTGGCGGTGAGGTTCCATTATCGCATCGGCCTGGAGGGAGACCGCACCGCGCTGGCGTCCGGCTGGACGAAGCACGCGTGCCTCGGCCGTGAACGCAGGCTGACGCCCCTGCCCGACGCCTACGCGCGCCTGCTCGGGCTTACCGGGAACTAG
- a CDS encoding S1C family serine protease: protein MNARLGLVHAVLLATADLNTTVPAQHPSARNLGTERMGSGTIVDADGVILTVNYVVNGADSITVTLADGKQYPGQLMAQDFDSGIALVKIDAHDLPFLRPAETLTVGQPAFMIASSGQHNRRVSDGNVTSLEGYDGQWEYMLEKSIRVSAFNPGFGGGTLADSRGRLLGVVSLNLNDIGKFTMAIPVEYYLRDADELRNLGRVRSRPARPWLGLYSQAMGGHVLITGVTPSGPAEKAGLKQGDIVLAVERQEVQTRPQLYREVWKKQAGDVITFRVIRGDGSMDVQVPSIDRWDRNQNNPPGGQAGA from the coding sequence GTGAACGCCCGTCTCGGACTCGTGCACGCGGTGTTGCTCGCCACGGCAGACCTCAACACCACGGTGCCGGCACAGCATCCTTCCGCGCGGAACCTTGGCACCGAGCGCATGGGCTCGGGGACGATCGTCGACGCCGACGGCGTCATTCTCACGGTCAACTACGTCGTCAACGGCGCCGACTCCATCACCGTGACGCTCGCGGACGGGAAGCAATACCCCGGGCAGCTCATGGCCCAGGACTTCGACAGCGGCATCGCCCTGGTCAAGATCGACGCCCACGACCTGCCCTTCCTGCGCCCGGCGGAGACCCTGACCGTGGGGCAGCCGGCCTTCATGATCGCCAGTAGCGGACAGCACAACCGGCGCGTCAGCGACGGCAACGTGACGTCGCTGGAAGGCTACGACGGACAGTGGGAGTACATGCTGGAGAAGTCCATCCGTGTGAGCGCCTTCAATCCGGGCTTCGGCGGCGGCACCCTGGCGGACTCCCGCGGACGGTTGCTGGGAGTCGTCTCGCTGAACCTCAACGACATCGGAAAATTCACCATGGCCATCCCGGTGGAGTACTACCTTCGGGACGCGGACGAGCTGCGAAACCTGGGCCGGGTGCGCAGTCGCCCCGCGCGGCCCTGGCTCGGGCTCTACTCACAGGCCATGGGCGGTCACGTGCTCATCACCGGAGTCACCCCGTCCGGACCCGCGGAGAAAGCGGGGCTCAAGCAGGGCGACATCGTCCTGGCCGTGGAGCGGCAGGAGGTACAGACCCGGCCCCAGCTCTACCGGGAGGTGTGGAAGAAACAGGCCGGCGACGTCATCACTTTCCGCGTGATCCGGGGCGACGGCTCCATGGACGTTCAGGTTCCCAGCATCGATCGCTGGGACCGCAACCAGAACAACCCTCCGGGGGGCCAGGCCGGCGCCTGA